The Rhizobium rosettiformans genomic sequence GCGCCAGCAGGATTTGCGGGGACGTATGCAGGAGATTGCCGGCATTGCGCAGGCATGGGGGCCGGACGGCACGACCGGTATGGGTGGACGCGCCTGACGTTTCGTCTGGCCAGAAAAATCGGAATATAGGTGAAACCGATCGACGCAAAGGTGATCCCGGCGGGTCCTTGGGGTTGGCGTGAAGCCTGTCCCCGGCGTTCGGCCGCTATGCGACGCCGCGGCACGTGCGTGACCCATTCCCCAGTGTCATGGCGCTTCGCCGCTTTCCATCCGAACCGTGACCTTTTCGACCCCTGGTACCGCAAGCGCGACTTCCACGGCTCTGTCCATCTCCTCGCGCGTCGTAACGAAGCCGAACAGCAAGATCTCCTTGCCCGTCGCCACGACGCGAAGGGCTTCCGCCCCCACACCGTCAGAGGCGGCCAGCGCGTCGGCGACCCGTTGCTCGAGCTCAGCCTCGGCTGGAAACTCTTCAGCCACCTCGGGGGCCTCTCCATGGAAACGCTGGGGCTTGAATATCATGGCAACCTCCTGTGTCGCGGTCACCATCCTAACGCCCGCACGCGCATTTGGTTCGCCGAAGTCCCCATGATTTCTGGGCCTCGCTGCAGGAGGGCGGTGCCTTGAACCGCGTTGGCAGGTTGTTCGCTGGTCTCTTTCCGACTGCGTCGATCGGCTCATACCTCGCCGCAATGGCCGTTCTGGCGACAGTCCCGGTTCTCGCCTTTGTCGCCTTTTTGCTGTTGCAGCTCGAGCGATCGCAATTTCAGACCATGCGCACGGACGTGGCAGACGATGCCCAGGCCATAAGCCGCGCCGTCGAGCGCAAGATCGCCGACATGGAAACGACGCTCGCCCTTGTGGCGAATTCCGTAGAGCTGCAGCAGGGCGACCTGCAGGCATTCCATGCGCGCGTCGGAGAAAGCCTCAAGGAGAGCTCTCTCTATGTCATGCTGGCGCGGCGGGACGGGGTACAAGTCCTCAACACGCGGATGCCCTGGGGCGCCACACTGAAACCCATGGCCAATCCGGACTCGGTGATGGCCGCCCTCCGCTCCGGCAACGTCGAGCTTTCGGGCGTCTTCTTCGGCGCGACGAGCGAGCGCTGGGTGGTCAACCTGACCATGCCTGTCACCGCGCGGACTTCGGACGGCATCAACGCTGTCGTGCTTACTCAAGATGCGGCAAGCCTTGCAAGCCTTGCCGCCGGCGAAGCCTTGCCGTCCGGATGGTCGTCCGCACTGGTGGATGGCGATGGCCGGATCGTCGTGTCGAACGGCGCCGAGAATAAGCCATCCGGTACTGAAATCGAGCAAAGCTGGCTGGATCTGATGTATGGCTCCAACAACAGTGCCGTCTTTTACCAGAACGGTCGACAGTATCTGATGGGATACGCGAAAGTCGCGGACTGGCCATGGCGCGCTCTGGTCTGGGGACCCGTGGACAGTCTCAAAGGGTCGTTCATCACCCTCTGGCAAAGTCTTTTGATCGGCAGCCTCGTTCTGATGACCCTGCTGCTTGGGATTGTTCTGGTCGCAGCCCACCATCTGCGCTCGGCGATCCGCAGGATTGCATGCATGGCGGAGCGCATCGGTCATGGTGAGATCGTCTCGCCGGAGCGCACCAAGATTCTTGAGGCCAACCAGGTGGCTGTGGCTCTGTCGAATGCTTCCTTCGACAGGGCAGAGGCGGAAGAACGCATCCACTTCATTCTGCAGGAGCTCGTTCACCGCACGAAGAACATCCTCTCGCTGGTCCAGGCGATGATGCGGCAGCTGGCCCGCGGCACCGATGACGTCGAAGAGTTTCAGCGGGCCGTCAGCGGGCGCCTGGCAGGGCTTGCACAGTCGATCGAAGCGCTTGCGAAGCAGCAATGGGGCGGCATTCCGCTGGCGTCCCTCGTCGACTTGCAGCTGACCACCGTCACGGGATCTGTGGATCGCATCCATCGCCGAGGTCCGGATCTGCTGGTCAATGCGAATGCAGTCCAGAATCTCGGCCTGGTTTTTCATGAACTGGCGACCAATTCCGTCAAATACGGGGCCCTATCGGTTCTTGAAGGCCGGCTTCGCATCGAATGGGAGGTGCTGGAGCCCGAGACACAGGAGGAAGATCCTCGACTTCGGCTGCAATGGATTGAGCAATACGGTCCGCCTGTCACGAAGCCCACTCGGCGTGGCTTCGGATCGACCGTCATTGAGCGTCATGCGGCAAGCGCGTTTGCCGGCGATGTCACGATCGATTTCGATCCCGCCGGCTTGCGCTGGACGCTGGTCGCGCCGCTCTCTTCCTTCCTCGCCGGGTCCACCGACTAGGCTGGCACAGGAACCTTTCGGTGCGTCATCGGGTTGATGATGACCACTTTGGAGGATTGACCATGACTGACAAGCGCCGGGAAGCTGACAAGGCTAAAATCCATGACGACGCGAAGGGGCAGTTCGCTGGCACACAGGCCGGCGGCGACAGCGACGGTGTCGCAAGCGCTAAGCCGACCGTGGTGACAGGGTCCGAAGACGCCACCGTCAACAAGTGGCCTCCGGGCAAGGAAGACAAGCCGAAAGACTGGGACGCCAATTTCGACATCCGAGAACAGACCAACCGCCGTTGATTAGGTCGGTTGATCAGGTCAGAACTTTCCTGACCCCATCCGCGCACCATTGATTTGTGCGGGGACCGCCACGAGCGAGCGGGAGCGCTCCCGAAGCGGCAGGTCGGCGCGCAAGGGCATAGCAACCTGCCGATGTTCCTTGCTCACTGTGTCACGCTTGGGCTTGCGCATATGCGCAAGCCACTTCGTCACCATCTCTCTGATCATCATCATTCCTTCTCCTTCATTGCCTCTGTGAAACCGTTCGGTTGATTGAGATCGCTTGCCGTTCGCCTCAGGGCCTCTGCGCGCGCTTTGGCCGTGTCGAGGATATCCCGGATCGCTTCACCTTTTTCATGACCGCGCCCGATCCCGGCAGACGGCTCTGCGCCGGGATCTTCTGCGCCGTCGCGCAGGAGCACTTCCTGTTCGAGATTGCGCAGCAGTTCGGGAGCGCCCTCTGGTGAGATCAGGATTTCGCTCAGCAGCGAGACCAGGATTTCCCGGTGCGCGTTCAGCCGGGCCTCCAGCGTCTTCAAATCGCTGTCCACTATGTCTACTCCCTGTGTTGGTCATCGATGGGAAGGGGAACATTGGGACGCCCCAAATGTTTCCTGAAGGAGCAATTTCTTCTGTCGAAAAGGAGTGGATCATGTCCGAGACGGTGCGTCCGCCACGCTGGCGTCGCTTTCCCGATCCGCGTGACCGGCTGATTGTCGCGCTGTTCGCCCAACTGGAGGCGGAACGGCAGACACGTGAAACACTGCGGCAGGCAATCCGCTCTGGCGCGATCGATCCCGCTGTGCTCGAGGCCATCGCCGAAGACCCGGTACCTGCGAGCAGCGATGACATTGCAGCGCTCGAACGCACCATCGCCTTTCGCGAGCGCGTCAATGGCGATGGTGACTATCAAAGAGAGGATTGGAGATGAACGTGAAGAGAACGACGGCCATACTCGCCGTCCTTGGACTGCTCACGGCTTGCGGCGATGGCGGCAACAACAGCAGCAGCAATTCCACCGGCTCACAGCAAGACGTGGCTCCCGACACCTTGCCGGCGATGGAAGCCGATAGGGACCCCACCCCGCAGACAGGGACCGGGGGTGCCGGCCAGAGCAGGCCCGATGGGCAGGCCAATCCCTGATATTGCAGCCGATTACGAACAGAGGGCCCGGTATCATCCGGGCCCTCTGTTTATGTAAAATTGCTTCAAGGGTCAGTGACGGAGCTCGGCACCGGTTTCCGTCAGACGACCATAAACTTCGGCATAGCTTTCGGCACTGCGATCCCATGAATAGTCGGCACGCATTGCCTGCAACTGCAGCCTTGCCCACTGTCGCTTGTCGCCATAGGCATCGACTGCGCGACGCAAGGCATGGCGCAGGCCCTCCGGTCGAACCGGATGGAACTGGAAGCCGGTGGCCGCGCGAGCTGAAATCGCCGCATCATTGGCGTCTATGATCGTCTCGGACAGGCCTCCGGTACGTGACACCACCGGCACGCAGCCGTAACGCAGCGCATAGAGCTGTGTCAGGCCGCACGGCTCGAAACGCGAAGGCTGGATGATGGCATCCGAGCCGCCGTGAATAAGATGCGCCGTGGGCTCGCTGTAGCCGACCGACACCGCCATGCGTCCGGGGAAACGCGCTGCAGTCGCCTTCAGGGCGTCCTCGATGTCGTGGTCGCCCTGGCCATGCACGATGAGTCTGCCGCCGCGATAGAAGATCTCGTCCGCGACCTCGGCCAGCATGTCCATGCCCTTTTGCCACGTGATGCGGGTAACCGCGGAAAAGAGCGGTCCGTCGCCCGGCTCCAGATTGAAGCGCTCGAGCAGCAGAGCCTTGTTGTTCCTCTTGTTGCGCACCGTCTTCACATCGTAGCGGAAGGGCAGGTAGGGATCCGTCGCCGGATTCCAGATCTCCTTGTCGATCCCGTTGACGATCCCCTGCAGTCTGTCCATGCGCGCGTTCAGCACGCCGTCCAGTCCCATGCCGAAGGTCGGCGAAAGAATTTCCCGCGCATAAGTGGGGCTGACGACGGTGATGTGGTCTGCCGTCACTAGGCCACCCTTGAGGTAGCTGATGTCGCCGAAATACTCCATCTGCTCGACGGAATAGACCTCCGGCGGCAGGCCGATCTGCGGCAAAAGCGATGCCGAATACTGCCCCTGGAAGGCGAGGTTGTGGATGGTGAGCACGACGGGCACTGCGGAGCCCATCTGGCGGAGATAGACAGAGGTCAGTGCAGACTGCCAGTCATGAGTATGCACAAGATCGGGCTTCCAGCCTGGCAGGACTCCGGCCGCAATCTCGGCGCCCGCAAGCGAAAGAACCGCAAAGCGCTTCCAGTTGTCAGCATGATCGACGCCATGTTCGTCGACATAGGGACCGCCAGGACGATCGTAGAGCGATGGCGCGTCAAGGACGAAGAGGCTGAGACCGTCGATCTCCAGATGGCGCAAGGTCGCCTTTTCGCTTAGAAGATCGTCGAACTCCATAAGTGGCGGGTGAAGGCGCGCGAGCGCCAGGATCGACGGATAGCCAGGCACCAGCGTATGGGTCTCGATGCCATAGGAGGAAAGCGCCTTCGGCAGCGCTCCAGTGACGTCCGCCAGACCGCCGGTCTTGACCAGCGGATAGATTTCCGAGGTTACCGCCAGCACATGCAGGGGAACTCGTGTCGGGTAATGCCGGCGCGGTCCATGCTCCTCCTCATCCCGATGATAGGCTTCCCGCACACGCTGGATGAATTGCGCCCGGCTGAGCGCCAGTGAAAGATCGACTCCTGCCACCTTGGTCACCCTTTCCGGCTCCTTGAAGCCTTTTTGGCCGGAAGGACCGGCTCCTCGGTGATGACAAGCCCCTCGTTCTCCGCCGACGTTTGGGCCGCTGCGATCCGTTGGCCGGACTTGGCCGTGGTCTGGCGTGCCGCCGCCTGGAGGGTTTCCCAGTCGGTGAGTGCTGTCTGCCAATGCGCTTCGTCCCGACCATCGGGACGGCCTTCCTCTTCCCAAAGCGAATAGGCTCGCCGGGCAATCCAGTCATAATCTCGTTCAGGCATGGCAATTCTCCGTCGTCGCCCAATGCCCGTTCCGCACGCAATCGTCCTCGGCCGAGCGCGGTCTCGTCGCACCCGCCGGCTCCCCGGTCAGATCTGTTTTCGATACCCCCATACCGACTTCAAATCCTCCGGCTCATCATTGGAGAGGAACAGGCAAGAGATGAACGCCATCGGGGGCAAACGGTTCCCGTTGCAACTGGCGATTTGAGCGCTGATCGGAACTGTTCCGTGCCGAGGGCGTTTTCCGGGGCAGTGCCGCGGCTGGATGGCGTTCGGGAGGTAGGGCAAATGGCGCAGCGCGCGTTCTGGAAAGGCTATCTGAAACTGTCCCTCGTCACCTGTCGGGTGGCCATGACACCCGCCGTCACCGAAAGCAGCAAGCTTCGTTTTCACAACATCAATCGCGAGACCGGCAACCGGGTCGTCAGCCGCTATGTCGACGCCGAAACCGGCAAGCCCGTCGATGTCGAGGATCAGGTGAAAGGCTACGAGCGAGCCGAGGACGATTATGTCCTGTTCGAGGATGACGAACTCGAGGACGTGGCGCTGGAAAGCACCCGGACGATCGATATCGAGAGCTTCGTGCCGCGCAGTTCGATCGGCTGGATATGGTACGACAGCCCGCATTATCTGGCGCCCGCAGACAAGGTGAGCGAGGAAGCCTTCGCCGTCATCCGCGAAGCCATGCGCAAGACCGACACCGGCGGCATCGCCCGTCTGGTGCTCTACCGGCGCGAACACGCCGTGCTTCTCGTCCCCCGCGACGATGGAATGGTCGTTTGGACGATGCGCTACGGCGAGGAGGTTCGCGAACCCGATCCCTTCTTCAAGGAGGCCGGCCGGTCCGACGTCGCAAGCAGCGCCAAAACCATGATGAAGAAGCTCATGGAAGCACGCCTGAGAGACTGGGATCCGAAACTCGTACGGGATCCGGTCGAGGAGCGCCTGCACGAAATCATCGAAAGCCGTACGAAGAAGTCCAAGCGGACGAAGCCGAAAAAGGCGGCCGAGCCGGAGCGCAAGGACAATGTCATCGACATTATGGAAGCGCTCAAACGAAGCCTCGCTTCGGAGAAAAAGACGGCACGGAAGTAGCGTTTCCTAGCGGGTCTTCTTGTTTCTCCCGGCGGTGAATGCCAGCGGCGCTTCCGCCTTGCGGAAGTCGGCCCATGGATCGGCATCGAGGCTCGCCAGCCGTGTCGGCACGTTTTCGACCGTGAAATGGTTGGGCAGTATGTCGGGGCTGAGCTCCTCGAACCAGAGCGGCATCGACACGGGCGCCCCGGGCCGGGCGCGCGTGGAATAGGGCGCAACCGCCGTCGCACCCCGGCCGTTGCGCAGATAGTCGATCAGGATCTTGCCCTTGCGTTTCGCCTTGCTGACCGTCGAGACATAGTCGGTCGGACTGTCAGCGCTCATGCTGTCCGCCAGTGCCTTCATGGCAGCCTTGACTTCAGGCCATTTCGCCTTCGGCTTGAGTGGCGCCACCACATGCAGGCCTTTGCCCCCCGAAGTCTTGACGAAACCTGTAAGGCCCATGTCCGCAAACCGCTGCCGGACCTCGAAGGCCGCGTCAATCACCCGTTCCCAGGTGACATCGGGACCGGGATCGAGATCGATATTCACCATATCCGGACGCTCGAGATCGCCGGCCCGTGAGCCCCAGGGGTGGATTTCGAGCGCAGCCCCCTGCATCAGGGAGAGAAGCCCCTCAATATCGTGGATGCCGACGTGACCCCCGTCGTCTTGTGGGTCGCGGATGGTGATGATCTCCTTGCGCATGCCGCGCCACCCATGTTTCTGAAAGAAACACGTCTTTTCGTGCCCTTCCGGGCACCGCAACAGCGCAAGTGGTCTGTCGACGATGAACGGCGCGATCAGGGGCCAGACGAGGGCGTAGTAATCCGCAAGCCCTTCCTTCGTGACGCCAGCCTCCGGCCAGTAGAGGCGGTCGGGATGCGTCAGCGTTATGTCACGACGTGCCGCCTCCGCTTCGCCCTTCATCTTCTTGTCCGCTGCTGCGCCGCTCTTGCCGGTTCCGGCCTTCTTCGTCGATGTGGCCGCCGTCGGCGCCTCCTGAATCACGTCCCTTGCGGCCTTGTCTTCGCGCAGCCCACGGAAGGATGCATGGCGCAGATGGGCATCCCCTGTCCATCCACGAAACTCGATCTCGGCGACGAGTTCCGGCTCGACGAAAACCGCGTCTTTGCGTTCGGCACCCGTCAGCTTGTCTTTGAACGGGCTCTTGTCGCGCAACAGCGGCTGGAGCCTGGTGAACACCTGTCGGGCCACCGTTCGGCTATATCCGGTACCGACACGCCCGACATGCCGCAGTCCGTCCGCCTCGTTGACGCCCATGATCAGAGAGCCGATGGCCTTGTCGGATACGGAAGACGGCACATAGCCCCCGATGACCAGTTCTTGGCGGGCCGTACATTTCGACTTGACCCACTCCCGCCCGCGACCCGATCGGTACGGCGCATCGGCGACCTTGGAGATCACCCCTTCGAGGCTGAGGCGGCAGGCGTGTTTGAGAACGAGATCGCCGCTCTCGTCGAAATGACTGGAATACTTGAGCGGTACGCCTGCCTCGCTGATCAATGGCTCCAGCAGTGCCTTACGGTCCCTGAGTGAGGCGCCGGTCAGGTCCTGCCCGTCAAGATGCATGATGTCGAAGATATAGTAGGTGAAACGGTCATCGCGACCGTCGCTCAGATCCTGCTGAAGCAGGGAGAAATCGCTGCTGCCATTGCCGCTTTCGACCACGATCTCACCGTCGAGCAGCGCCGTCTGAACAGGCAGCCCCTTGAGGGCAGATGCAATCCGCTCGCCGAAGCGCTCCGTCCAGTCCAGACCCGTCCGCGTCAAGAGCTGCACCCGGCCATGATCGATCCGTGCCTGGCTCCGGTAGCCGTCCAGCTTGATCTCGTGCAGCCACCGGCTTCCTTTCGGCACTGTCTTAACGAGGGTGGCGAGCGCCGGCGCCAGGAAGTCCGGCAAGCTGCCCGTCTTGCCACCCTTGATCGAGGCTGCATTTGGCGAGGACGAACCTCCGCGTTCGGCAGGCCGTTTGGCTTTCTTCGCTCCAGTCTTCCGCGAGTTCCAGACGGCAGCCTTGCCGTCGCCTTTCAGGCTTTCGATCGATCGGCCGCTTTTCACCGATAGCGGCTTTTCCTCGATGATGTCGGGATCATCAGGCTGCCGTGCGGCCTCGTCTTCTCCCTTGATCAACAGCCAGTTCTCGCGTGTTTCGTCTTCCTTGCGTGCCATGCGCACCAGATGCCAGTGTCCCCCAAGCTTCTCGCCCTTCAGCGTGAATTCGAGGTGGCCTTTCTTATAGCCCTTGCGCATGTCATGGATCGGTTCCCAGGTGCCGCGGTCCCATACGATCACCTCACCGGATCCGTATTGTCCGGGCGGAATGACGCCTTCGAAATCGCCGTAGGCGAGGGGATGATCCTCCACATGCACCGCCAGCCGCTTGTCGCCCGGCACCAGGCTCGGACCGCGCGTGACGGCCCAGCTTTTCAGCACGCCGTCCATCTCCAGACGCAGGTCGTAATGCAGGCGTCTCGCCGCATGTTTCTGGATGACGAAGCTATTGCCCTTGCTCGTGGCCTTTGCGGCCTTCGGCTCCGGCGTGGCCTTGAAGTCGCGTTTGCGGCGATATTCGGAGAGCGACATGTCAGCTCGCCTTCTTCTGCTTCGTCGTCGATGCGGCGGCCGTCTTCCGCTTCGGTTCCGACTTCTCCTCCTTGGCTCCAGCACTCTTGCGCAGCGCATCGAGCAGGCTTGTGACATTCTCCGGCTTCCGTTTCGGCAGCTTCTTCGGTTTGCGCCCGGCAATCTTGGCTTTCACGAGTTCGGTCAGGGCCGCCTCGTAGCGGTCCTCGTACTGGCTCGGGTCGAATTCACCCATCTTCGTGCCGATGATGTGCCGCGCGAGATCCATCATCTCCTTGTCGATGCGAACCTTGGAGATGTCGGAAAAGCTCTCGGCCGGATCCCGCACCTCGTAGTCGTAGTTGAGTGTCGTGGCGATCATCCCCCGCCCGTGGGGCCGCACAAGGACGCTGCGAACTCTGCGGAACAACACTGTCCGGGCAACGGCAGCGACACCCTTCGTCTCCATCGTGCTGCGGATCAGATCATAGGCCTCGACGGACTGCCGGTCGGCCGGCGCCAGGAAATACGGGCGCTCCAGGTAGAGGGTGTCGATCTTGTCGCAATCCAGAAAGGCCGACAGCTCCAGCCGCTTGTCGCTTTCGGGGACAGCATCGCGGATCTCGTCGGGCTCGAGGATGACCGTCTGGCCCTCCGCCGTGTCATACCCCTTGACCAGATCGTCCTTGCCGATGGGGCGACCGCTGTCTTCGTCGACATATTCGCGTCGGACGCGG encodes the following:
- the glgA gene encoding glycogen synthase GlgA yields the protein MHVLAVTSEIYPLVKTGGLADVTGALPKALSSYGIETHTLVPGYPSILALARLHPPLMEFDDLLSEKATLRHLEIDGLSLFVLDAPSLYDRPGGPYVDEHGVDHADNWKRFAVLSLAGAEIAAGVLPGWKPDLVHTHDWQSALTSVYLRQMGSAVPVVLTIHNLAFQGQYSASLLPQIGLPPEVYSVEQMEYFGDISYLKGGLVTADHITVVSPTYAREILSPTFGMGLDGVLNARMDRLQGIVNGIDKEIWNPATDPYLPFRYDVKTVRNKRNNKALLLERFNLEPGDGPLFSAVTRITWQKGMDMLAEVADEIFYRGGRLIVHGQGDHDIEDALKATAARFPGRMAVSVGYSEPTAHLIHGGSDAIIQPSRFEPCGLTQLYALRYGCVPVVSRTGGLSETIIDANDAAISARAATGFQFHPVRPEGLRHALRRAVDAYGDKRQWARLQLQAMRADYSWDRSAESYAEVYGRLTETGAELRH
- a CDS encoding sensor histidine kinase — its product is MNRVGRLFAGLFPTASIGSYLAAMAVLATVPVLAFVAFLLLQLERSQFQTMRTDVADDAQAISRAVERKIADMETTLALVANSVELQQGDLQAFHARVGESLKESSLYVMLARRDGVQVLNTRMPWGATLKPMANPDSVMAALRSGNVELSGVFFGATSERWVVNLTMPVTARTSDGINAVVLTQDAASLASLAAGEALPSGWSSALVDGDGRIVVSNGAENKPSGTEIEQSWLDLMYGSNNSAVFYQNGRQYLMGYAKVADWPWRALVWGPVDSLKGSFITLWQSLLIGSLVLMTLLLGIVLVAAHHLRSAIRRIACMAERIGHGEIVSPERTKILEANQVAVALSNASFDRAEAEERIHFILQELVHRTKNILSLVQAMMRQLARGTDDVEEFQRAVSGRLAGLAQSIEALAKQQWGGIPLASLVDLQLTTVTGSVDRIHRRGPDLLVNANAVQNLGLVFHELATNSVKYGALSVLEGRLRIEWEVLEPETQEEDPRLRLQWIEQYGPPVTKPTRRGFGSTVIERHAASAFAGDVTIDFDPAGLRWTLVAPLSSFLAGSTD
- a CDS encoding Ku protein — its product is MAQRAFWKGYLKLSLVTCRVAMTPAVTESSKLRFHNINRETGNRVVSRYVDAETGKPVDVEDQVKGYERAEDDYVLFEDDELEDVALESTRTIDIESFVPRSSIGWIWYDSPHYLAPADKVSEEAFAVIREAMRKTDTGGIARLVLYRREHAVLLVPRDDGMVVWTMRYGEEVREPDPFFKEAGRSDVASSAKTMMKKLMEARLRDWDPKLVRDPVEERLHEIIESRTKKSKRTKPKKAAEPERKDNVIDIMEALKRSLASEKKTARK
- a CDS encoding BON domain-containing protein, whose translation is MIFKPQRFHGEAPEVAEEFPAEAELEQRVADALAASDGVGAEALRVVATGKEILLFGFVTTREEMDRAVEVALAVPGVEKVTVRMESGEAP
- the ligD gene encoding DNA ligase D; translation: MSLSEYRRKRDFKATPEPKAAKATSKGNSFVIQKHAARRLHYDLRLEMDGVLKSWAVTRGPSLVPGDKRLAVHVEDHPLAYGDFEGVIPPGQYGSGEVIVWDRGTWEPIHDMRKGYKKGHLEFTLKGEKLGGHWHLVRMARKEDETRENWLLIKGEDEAARQPDDPDIIEEKPLSVKSGRSIESLKGDGKAAVWNSRKTGAKKAKRPAERGGSSSPNAASIKGGKTGSLPDFLAPALATLVKTVPKGSRWLHEIKLDGYRSQARIDHGRVQLLTRTGLDWTERFGERIASALKGLPVQTALLDGEIVVESGNGSSDFSLLQQDLSDGRDDRFTYYIFDIMHLDGQDLTGASLRDRKALLEPLISEAGVPLKYSSHFDESGDLVLKHACRLSLEGVISKVADAPYRSGRGREWVKSKCTARQELVIGGYVPSSVSDKAIGSLIMGVNEADGLRHVGRVGTGYSRTVARQVFTRLQPLLRDKSPFKDKLTGAERKDAVFVEPELVAEIEFRGWTGDAHLRHASFRGLREDKAARDVIQEAPTAATSTKKAGTGKSGAAADKKMKGEAEAARRDITLTHPDRLYWPEAGVTKEGLADYYALVWPLIAPFIVDRPLALLRCPEGHEKTCFFQKHGWRGMRKEIITIRDPQDDGGHVGIHDIEGLLSLMQGAALEIHPWGSRAGDLERPDMVNIDLDPGPDVTWERVIDAAFEVRQRFADMGLTGFVKTSGGKGLHVVAPLKPKAKWPEVKAAMKALADSMSADSPTDYVSTVSKAKRKGKILIDYLRNGRGATAVAPYSTRARPGAPVSMPLWFEELSPDILPNHFTVENVPTRLASLDADPWADFRKAEAPLAFTAGRNKKTR
- a CDS encoding Ku protein is translated as MSARAIWKGHLAIGDLGCAVALYSAVNAQERTSFHIINRDTGNRVRREYVDEDSGRPIGKDDLVKGYDTAEGQTVILEPDEIRDAVPESDKRLELSAFLDCDKIDTLYLERPYFLAPADRQSVEAYDLIRSTMETKGVAAVARTVLFRRVRSVLVRPHGRGMIATTLNYDYEVRDPAESFSDISKVRIDKEMMDLARHIIGTKMGEFDPSQYEDRYEAALTELVKAKIAGRKPKKLPKRKPENVTSLLDALRKSAGAKEEKSEPKRKTAAASTTKQKKAS
- a CDS encoding DUF2934 domain-containing protein, with product MPERDYDWIARRAYSLWEEEGRPDGRDEAHWQTALTDWETLQAAARQTTAKSGQRIAAAQTSAENEGLVITEEPVLPAKKASRSRKG